A portion of the Paenibacillus hamazuiensis genome contains these proteins:
- a CDS encoding LLM class flavin-dependent oxidoreductase — translation MTFRTIDLIEPEFGWYMPTRGDGPYIGVKPERVVDTAYMIRVAQAVEEAGYTFALIPTGGACTDAWIMGATLAAHTKVFKPLIAMRPGLIAPALAARMGATLDEVTGGRALFNIVTGSSAEDMKAMGDPLAFDKEARYERTAEYIKIVRQLWINSHNVEGNTLLANRSKEKEIERLDFSGKYFSLEGGVSYPAPVQRPHPPFYFGGSSVAAKRTAAEIADVYLMWAEPLDWIREQIEEVEYHRERLRVSQGIGRTIRYGMRAQVVIRDTEEEAWAAAKRIVSKVDPATLHETETRFLHAESEGQQRQNRVRQLAAKDDYVIGPNFWAGLSAIRGGGAMAFVGTPDQVADRLIEYIDIGVSSFILSGYPNLEEATLSGPLIPAVRRKLRERAASGQKISVS, via the coding sequence ATGACATTCCGAACGATTGATCTCATCGAACCGGAATTCGGCTGGTATATGCCGACAAGAGGCGACGGGCCGTATATCGGCGTCAAGCCGGAGCGGGTGGTCGACACGGCGTACATGATCCGGGTCGCTCAAGCGGTGGAGGAAGCCGGTTATACGTTTGCGCTCATTCCGACCGGAGGCGCATGCACGGACGCGTGGATTATGGGAGCTACGCTGGCCGCCCATACGAAGGTGTTCAAGCCGCTGATCGCGATGCGCCCCGGCTTGATCGCTCCGGCGCTCGCCGCCAGGATGGGTGCGACGCTTGACGAGGTGACCGGAGGCCGTGCCTTGTTTAACATCGTGACCGGCAGCTCGGCGGAGGATATGAAGGCGATGGGCGATCCGCTGGCGTTCGACAAGGAGGCGCGTTATGAACGGACGGCGGAATATATCAAGATCGTCCGCCAATTGTGGATCAATTCGCATAACGTCGAAGGCAATACGCTGCTGGCCAACCGCAGCAAGGAGAAGGAGATCGAAAGACTTGATTTTTCCGGCAAATATTTTTCGCTCGAAGGCGGAGTAAGTTATCCGGCCCCGGTTCAGAGGCCGCACCCTCCGTTTTATTTCGGCGGCAGCTCGGTGGCGGCCAAACGGACGGCGGCGGAAATCGCCGACGTTTACCTGATGTGGGCGGAGCCGCTCGACTGGATCCGGGAGCAGATCGAAGAGGTGGAATATCACCGCGAGCGGCTGCGGGTTTCGCAGGGCATCGGCCGGACGATCCGCTACGGCATGCGCGCGCAGGTGGTGATCCGCGACACCGAAGAGGAGGCATGGGCTGCGGCCAAGCGGATCGTTAGCAAGGTCGATCCCGCCACACTGCATGAAACGGAAACGCGTTTTTTGCATGCCGAATCGGAAGGCCAGCAAAGGCAAAACCGGGTGCGCCAGCTTGCGGCGAAAGACGACTACGTGATCGGGCCGAATTTCTGGGCCGGGTTGTCCGCCATTCGCGGCGGGGGAGCGATGGCCTTCGTCGGCACGCCGGACCAGGTAGCGGACCGGCTCATCGAATATATCGACATTGGCGTCTCTTCGTTTATTTTGTCCGGATATCCGAATCTGGAGGAAGCGACGTTATCGGGGCCGCTCATTCCGGCGGTTCGGAGAAAGCTGCGGGAACGGGCGGCATCCGGGCAAAAGATTTCAGTATCGTAA
- a CDS encoding LLM class flavin-dependent oxidoreductase: MTISGRKAHFNVFIRGTGHHAASSRHPSVNPHGSLDLEHFANQANIAERGLLDALFVADGYSGVSRRLEPFTLFSALALRTKHIGFIATVGTTYNDPYHVARQFASLDHISKGRAAWNVVTTAQSAAHNFGRDEHPDVEQRYKVGEEFVEVVKQLWDSWEEDALVYDKANDKRIDLNKVYNINFAGEYYKVKGPLNIARPPQGHPVLVQAGSSEGGKELAARTADAVFTAQQTLGAAQEFYRDVKGRLAKFGRTPNQLLILPGLCPIIGDTEAEARDLEEELFSLLDLRKSLANLSRYFTVDLADYLLDAPVPLDKLRPAEQFRVGITSRRDVIIDAAFRERFTIKQFVSRSAGGHGHITFTGSVLQVADFIEKWFREGGSDGFNILPPIFPKGLEDFVDKVIPELQNRGIFRTAYEGATLRENYGLARPENRHNKVWAASGQSLAASGDAGWG; this comes from the coding sequence TTGACGATTTCCGGCAGAAAAGCCCATTTTAACGTATTTATACGCGGAACCGGGCACCATGCCGCATCCTCGCGGCATCCGTCGGTCAATCCGCATGGAAGCCTGGATTTGGAGCATTTCGCGAATCAGGCGAACATCGCCGAGCGCGGCCTGCTGGATGCGCTGTTCGTGGCGGACGGCTATTCCGGCGTATCCCGCCGGCTGGAGCCGTTCACGCTGTTCTCGGCGCTGGCGCTGCGGACGAAGCATATCGGTTTCATCGCCACGGTTGGCACTACATATAACGACCCGTATCACGTTGCCCGCCAGTTCGCTTCGCTGGATCATATCAGCAAAGGTCGCGCCGCATGGAATGTCGTGACGACCGCCCAATCGGCGGCGCATAACTTCGGACGCGACGAGCATCCGGACGTGGAGCAGCGGTATAAGGTCGGCGAAGAATTTGTCGAGGTGGTCAAACAGCTGTGGGACAGCTGGGAGGAAGATGCGCTCGTATACGACAAGGCCAACGACAAGCGGATTGATTTGAACAAGGTGTACAACATCAACTTTGCGGGCGAGTATTACAAGGTGAAAGGTCCGCTGAACATCGCGCGCCCGCCTCAAGGGCATCCGGTGCTCGTGCAGGCCGGCTCCTCCGAAGGCGGTAAGGAGCTGGCGGCGAGAACGGCCGATGCGGTGTTCACGGCCCAGCAGACGCTTGGTGCGGCGCAGGAATTTTACCGCGACGTGAAGGGAAGATTGGCCAAATTCGGCAGAACGCCGAACCAACTGCTTATTTTGCCCGGATTGTGCCCGATCATCGGGGATACGGAAGCGGAGGCGAGAGATTTGGAGGAGGAGCTTTTTTCGCTGCTCGATCTCCGGAAATCTCTTGCGAACTTGTCGCGTTACTTTACCGTGGATCTTGCCGACTACCTGCTGGATGCTCCTGTGCCGCTTGACAAGCTAAGACCGGCGGAGCAGTTCCGGGTAGGCATCACGTCGCGCCGGGACGTCATTATCGACGCGGCGTTCAGGGAGAGATTCACGATCAAGCAATTTGTGAGCCGGAGTGCCGGAGGGCACGGGCATATCACGTTCACCGGCTCCGTCCTGCAGGTCGCCGACTTTATCGAGAAGTGGTTTCGGGAGGGCGGTTCGGACGGCTTCAATATACTGCCGCCGATTTTTCCGAAGGGGCTGGAAGATTTCGTCGACAAAGTGATCCCCGAGCTGCAAAACCGCGGCATTTTCCGCACGGCCTACGAAGGCGCGACGCTGCGGGAAAATTACGGGCTGGCCCGCCCCGAAAACCGCCACAACAAAGTGTGGGCGGCAAGCGGGCAAAGCCTTGCGGCGTCGGGCGACGCAGGCTGGGGGTGA
- a CDS encoding MarR family winged helix-turn-helix transcriptional regulator, translated as MSAPKKPAEGAVPTSGELLHHLFKTSHLLHRQFETMLAELDVPSHITGPRLRFLAAVNNAGKIRMNEMAAKLGIQARTVTQFVDALEQEKLLVRLPDPNDRRATLLQVTDIAPPLIEKASAAMRQVADKLMAPLTAEMRVQFIEALHILADTDSMYATDNKEG; from the coding sequence ATGAGCGCGCCAAAAAAGCCCGCTGAAGGGGCTGTCCCTACATCGGGCGAACTGCTGCATCATTTATTCAAAACGTCGCATCTCCTCCACCGCCAGTTCGAAACGATGCTTGCCGAGCTTGACGTTCCTTCCCACATAACCGGACCGCGGCTGCGCTTTCTCGCAGCGGTGAATAATGCAGGCAAAATCCGCATGAACGAAATGGCCGCGAAGCTCGGCATCCAGGCCCGCACCGTCACCCAATTCGTCGATGCGCTGGAGCAGGAAAAGCTGCTCGTCCGGCTTCCCGATCCGAACGATCGCCGCGCCACGCTGCTGCAGGTCACGGATATTGCGCCGCCGTTGATTGAAAAGGCAAGCGCGGCAATGCGCCAGGTCGCCGATAAGCTGATGGCGCCTTTAACTGCGGAGATGCGGGTGCAATTTATTGAAGCGCTTCACATATTGGCCGATACGGACAGCATGTACGCGACGGATAACAAGGAAGGATAA
- a CDS encoding MDR family MFS transporter: MPIEPKKKWLILTGLLLGLLLSALDQTIVSTAMPTVVKDLGGLALYSWVFSIYMLASTTVMPIFGKLSDLYGRRRMYLIGMGFFIAGSALCGLASNMTELIVFRGLQGIGGGALFPLALTIIGDVFTVEERGKFSGIFSGVFALSSIVGPAVGGFITEHWRWEWIFYINLPLGIAAFAIIALALEGTANRIKRPIDWLGAITMSGSIVSFLLGLVLAGGGEKGGAAMHYAWNSLPVVGLLVLAAVLLALFLWIETKAEEPIVPLQLARNRVFVMSNTAIFFMSAGMYCMIAYIPLFVQGVIGVRPSAAGYILMPMMLSVSASSIIAGRLVRKVAFRTLIVPGMLLMSAGLLLMSRVDVHTGSWEMTAYMILTGLGIGPLMPSVTVAVQSAVGASMRGIATSNVQFFRSMGGTIGVNVMGGVLSLGMAKGLSTPGDRLASAAPAQLKSLADLQILLNPEKRVSLPQDVLTALQHLLANALHGVFLAGFAAAVIGLIAGLCLGKARLPKREKAQTAAAAP, encoded by the coding sequence ATGCCAATTGAACCGAAGAAAAAGTGGCTTATTTTGACCGGGCTGCTGCTTGGGCTGCTGCTGTCGGCATTGGATCAAACGATCGTTTCCACGGCGATGCCGACGGTCGTGAAAGATTTGGGAGGACTTGCGCTTTACAGCTGGGTGTTCTCCATCTACATGCTCGCTTCGACGACGGTCATGCCGATTTTCGGCAAGCTGTCCGATCTATATGGCCGCCGCCGGATGTATTTGATCGGCATGGGATTTTTTATCGCCGGATCAGCCTTATGCGGGCTGGCGTCGAATATGACGGAGCTTATCGTATTCCGCGGGCTGCAGGGGATCGGAGGAGGAGCGTTGTTTCCGCTGGCGCTTACGATTATCGGAGATGTGTTTACAGTGGAGGAGCGCGGCAAATTTTCCGGAATCTTCAGCGGCGTCTTCGCTTTGTCCAGCATTGTGGGGCCGGCCGTCGGGGGATTTATTACGGAGCATTGGCGCTGGGAGTGGATCTTTTATATCAACCTGCCGCTAGGCATCGCTGCATTTGCGATTATCGCCTTGGCGCTTGAAGGGACGGCGAACCGCATCAAAAGGCCGATCGACTGGCTTGGCGCGATCACGATGAGCGGCTCGATCGTATCGTTCCTGCTTGGCCTCGTTCTGGCCGGCGGCGGGGAAAAAGGAGGAGCGGCCATGCATTACGCCTGGAATTCGCTCCCGGTCGTCGGCTTGCTCGTACTGGCTGCGGTTCTGCTCGCGTTGTTTCTGTGGATCGAGACGAAAGCGGAGGAACCGATCGTTCCGCTGCAGCTTGCGCGAAACCGCGTCTTTGTGATGAGCAATACGGCCATTTTCTTTATGAGCGCGGGAATGTACTGCATGATTGCATATATTCCTCTTTTTGTTCAAGGAGTTATCGGCGTGAGGCCGTCCGCTGCCGGTTACATCCTTATGCCGATGATGCTGTCGGTGAGCGCCAGCTCGATCATCGCCGGGAGACTTGTCCGGAAGGTGGCGTTCCGAACCCTCATTGTGCCGGGGATGCTGCTGATGTCCGCGGGACTGCTGCTGATGTCCCGGGTGGACGTGCATACCGGAAGCTGGGAAATGACGGCGTACATGATCTTAACCGGACTCGGTATCGGACCGTTGATGCCGTCCGTTACCGTTGCCGTGCAAAGTGCCGTGGGAGCCTCCATGCGGGGGATCGCCACGTCCAATGTCCAATTTTTCCGCTCGATGGGCGGAACGATCGGCGTGAACGTCATGGGTGGAGTACTGTCCCTTGGAATGGCAAAAGGCCTTTCCACTCCGGGAGATCGACTCGCCTCGGCCGCCCCTGCCCAGCTCAAGAGTCTGGCCGATCTGCAGATTTTGCTTAATCCTGAAAAACGGGTCTCTTTACCCCAGGACGTTCTGACGGCGCTGCAGCATCTTCTTGCGAATGCGCTGCATGGCGTGTTTCTCGCCGGGTTTGCGGCTGCCGTCATCGGATTGATAGCCGGGCTATGCTTGGGCAAGGCGCGCCTGCCCAAGCGGGAAAAGGCGCAAACGGCAGCTGCGGCGCCGTAA
- a CDS encoding LLM class flavin-dependent oxidoreductase — MSKRERNVHLNVFVRIAGHHAAGWKHPDAEPHRDLDIDKYVELAQLAERGLLDSLFTADNYSGTGRRLEPFTLLSALAAVTKHIGLIGTVSTTYNDPFHVARKFSSLDFISKGRAGWNIVTGHSPGDGDNITRWGGYPEPEKRYEIGDEFVEVTKQLWDSWDEDGGIGAGDEYDLRVNHRNIHEIDFSGQYYKVKGPLNIPRPPQGYPVLVQAGSSENGKELAAKHAEVIFTAQQTLGAAREFYTDVKSRLAKYGRHPDELVIMPGLGAIVGETEAEARDIENELFSLLNLEHALKMASRFFAVDLSAYSLDDPVPIDKVKPEDKSKLGGITSRREVVLDAVRREKTTIRQFINRSAGGHGHVTFTGSYMQVADFIETWLRERGADGFNLLPQVVPNNLEVFINKVIPELQNRGIYRTAYEGSTLRENLGLARPENKNKGIWSARHQFPQSSVAEAAH, encoded by the coding sequence TTGAGCAAAAGGGAAAGAAACGTGCATCTCAATGTGTTTGTACGCATTGCGGGCCACCATGCGGCGGGATGGAAGCACCCCGATGCCGAGCCGCATCGCGATCTGGATATCGACAAGTACGTGGAGCTGGCGCAGCTTGCCGAACGCGGACTGCTCGACTCGCTGTTTACGGCGGACAATTACTCGGGGACGGGCAGAAGGCTGGAGCCGTTCACGCTGCTTTCCGCGCTTGCCGCCGTCACTAAGCATATCGGCTTGATCGGGACGGTGAGCACTACATATAACGATCCGTTTCATGTGGCGCGCAAGTTTTCTTCGCTGGATTTTATAAGCAAAGGTCGCGCCGGTTGGAACATCGTGACGGGGCATTCTCCCGGCGACGGGGATAATATTACCCGGTGGGGAGGTTACCCGGAGCCGGAAAAACGATACGAAATCGGCGACGAATTCGTCGAAGTGACCAAACAGCTGTGGGACAGCTGGGATGAGGACGGCGGCATCGGTGCCGGGGACGAATACGATCTGCGCGTCAATCACCGTAATATTCACGAGATCGATTTTTCCGGCCAATACTATAAGGTGAAAGGACCGCTTAACATTCCGCGTCCGCCGCAAGGTTATCCGGTATTGGTGCAGGCCGGCTCCTCCGAGAACGGCAAAGAGCTGGCGGCGAAGCACGCCGAGGTGATATTTACCGCACAGCAGACGCTAGGAGCGGCTCGGGAGTTTTATACCGACGTCAAATCCCGGCTCGCCAAATACGGGAGACATCCGGATGAGCTGGTCATTATGCCGGGGCTCGGGGCCATTGTCGGCGAAACTGAAGCGGAAGCGCGGGATATCGAAAACGAGCTGTTCTCTTTGCTGAATCTGGAGCATGCCTTGAAGATGGCGTCGCGGTTTTTCGCCGTTGATTTGTCCGCATATTCGCTGGACGATCCGGTGCCGATCGACAAGGTCAAACCGGAAGACAAAAGCAAGCTTGGCGGGATTACGAGCCGCCGGGAGGTTGTGCTGGACGCCGTGCGGAGGGAGAAAACGACGATCCGGCAATTTATCAACCGCAGCGCCGGAGGCCACGGGCATGTTACCTTCACCGGCTCCTATATGCAGGTGGCCGATTTTATCGAGACCTGGCTGCGCGAACGGGGGGCGGACGGATTTAATTTGCTGCCGCAGGTGGTGCCGAACAACCTCGAAGTGTTCATTAACAAAGTGATCCCCGAGCTGCAAAACCGCGGCATTTACCGGACGGCTTACGAAGGCTCCACCTTGCGGGAAAATTTGGGGCTGGCTCGCCCTGAGAATAAAAATAAAGGAATTTGGTCGGCACGTCATCAATTCCCGCAAAGCAGCGTAGCCGAAGCCGCACATTAA
- a CDS encoding extracellular solute-binding protein — protein MNVKRMTAAALSVAMLGTAAACSEPKDQAGTGGSAGSAAPAPVTLKGMLFGEQPKDMQLVLDEFEKRTQGTLNTKLNIQWNPASDHKQKVKLMMAAGEEADFVFDADFMNLKELVPQGAYMQLDKYFNNDAYPGLKKAFPPEYVEANKRYDGHLYTIPFTQYFYDIDVIYIRKDLREKYGLPPIGSYEDLQKFYDVILEKEKGMTPLALAGRRGFYKIFGGLNPENNTVRSVGVAGVNFFVHLSDDLKKVTDVVAFGDPASEHAKLPVPYNTLRSAYPEYDKYVEWTKYLEKDVLSQKDGKAFFMSGKAASYEGNLSSFAADRKKLKETNASADLEMFVYNANVRDMKPKAISTNYKTNNSLAIPATSKNADRTMKFFDWLFSSRENHDLFEFGIQGKHWEPVGDNKFKLLDESKNYSFPGYELTWNPNMIRVNNDLDETAKKYIEYSAKADTYYSPPLAGFTFDNTNVKAEFANMNSKYEPFLQLLKLGQYKDWPLEAAKMNGELKALGLDKIREEIRKQVQAYLDKGGK, from the coding sequence ATGAATGTAAAACGTATGACGGCGGCGGCCTTGAGCGTAGCGATGCTGGGAACGGCGGCGGCTTGCAGCGAACCGAAGGATCAAGCCGGAACGGGCGGTTCTGCGGGCTCGGCCGCTCCGGCTCCGGTCACGCTGAAAGGCATGTTGTTCGGAGAGCAGCCGAAGGACATGCAGCTTGTGCTGGACGAATTCGAGAAGCGTACGCAAGGCACGCTGAACACGAAGCTCAATATCCAATGGAACCCGGCCAGCGACCATAAGCAGAAGGTGAAGCTGATGATGGCCGCCGGCGAGGAAGCGGATTTCGTGTTCGACGCCGATTTCATGAACCTGAAGGAGCTCGTGCCGCAGGGAGCGTACATGCAGCTCGACAAATATTTCAACAACGACGCTTACCCGGGATTGAAAAAAGCGTTCCCGCCGGAATACGTCGAAGCGAACAAACGTTATGACGGCCATTTGTACACGATTCCGTTCACCCAGTACTTTTACGATATCGACGTGATTTACATTCGCAAGGACCTCAGGGAAAAATACGGGCTTCCGCCGATAGGCAGCTACGAAGATTTGCAAAAATTTTACGACGTGATCCTGGAAAAAGAAAAAGGCATGACGCCGCTTGCCCTCGCAGGAAGACGCGGCTTCTACAAAATATTCGGCGGGCTCAATCCGGAAAATAACACGGTCCGTTCCGTCGGTGTGGCCGGCGTTAACTTTTTCGTGCATCTGTCGGACGATTTGAAGAAAGTGACGGATGTGGTCGCATTCGGCGATCCGGCATCCGAGCATGCGAAACTGCCGGTGCCGTACAACACACTGAGAAGCGCATACCCGGAGTATGACAAGTACGTGGAATGGACGAAGTACCTGGAGAAGGACGTCCTGAGCCAAAAGGACGGCAAAGCGTTCTTCATGTCCGGCAAAGCCGCTTCCTATGAAGGGAACTTGTCCTCCTTCGCGGCCGACCGCAAAAAGCTGAAGGAAACGAACGCTTCCGCGGATCTGGAAATGTTCGTATACAATGCGAATGTCAGAGACATGAAGCCGAAGGCGATCAGCACGAACTATAAAACGAACAACAGCCTGGCGATCCCGGCCACCTCCAAAAACGCGGACCGGACGATGAAATTTTTCGATTGGCTGTTCAGCAGCCGGGAAAATCACGATCTGTTCGAATTCGGCATACAAGGCAAGCATTGGGAGCCGGTCGGCGACAACAAATTCAAGCTGCTCGACGAGTCGAAAAACTACAGTTTTCCCGGCTATGAGCTGACCTGGAATCCGAATATGATTCGCGTCAATAACGATCTCGACGAAACCGCCAAAAAGTACATCGAATACTCGGCCAAAGCGGATACGTATTATTCGCCGCCGCTGGCCGGTTTTACGTTCGACAATACGAATGTGAAGGCGGAGTTCGCCAACATGAACTCGAAATACGAGCCGTTCCTGCAATTGCTGAAGCTCGGCCAATATAAGGATTGGCCCCTCGAGGCGGCCAAGATGAACGGGGAGTTGAAGGCGCTGGGCCTCGATAAGATCCGCGAGGAGATCCGGAAGCAGGTTCAGGCCTACCTTGACAAGGGCGGCAAATGA
- a CDS encoding heparinase II/III domain-containing protein — protein MEQNNGQEGFAHPYLYFNRAWAAQFRAELEKNERIRREWSGYLKLADQLLEQSFTDEAWADAEDSQHGRYGPPSEQVARMGTVLGLVYQVTGEKAYGDKLKSALLHYSGYRKWYGSGLLKNDPPWHSELNTSRFCHGFAVGYDCIYDLLDAGERRQIRRALVELGIRPTLRDWVLPETRIHALDSMGHNWWAVMIALAGVGVLAVMDEEPEAEGWLDEIVRIFPEYFLYKGSVLGSKSPNYDEAGAFYESVNYANYGLYEYLVFRLAYRERYGFTDFSDIPMLGKAGDFFLHTVYPASERPLTVNFGDGHILSGAVQAVKLLLAGGYGDPRLRWYLQEWNADYGFYDFIYHERIWGAEAKSPSREEKSALYSEIGWAVMRSGWEKDQTLLAVKSGFTWNHAHADAASFVLFHGGKPLLIDSGNCSYGRPEYHDYYLQSEAHNVVLFNGQGQSGEDLPRGVKEPGQVYHLVDHAGLRYVYADAAGPMAHHFSRNFRHFLWVEGVILIIDDVRAHREGTFQWLLHCEGEAAVEARDTLHIRNGGAQAIVRTLFPRELERKEKIGLADHDPDTKVTYFSFETTRPAREAKIITAVIPVDPAGPVPKVTSLEGHEMLGARIERGGKVTEIYLNLRADGRIMHRNCIGTFDGWETDAYLLAFTRSADAWEAGLSAVERCFISHGSFLRCGGHPLFSSMSRATACWTLHREDLSVSIQGQPYIRAELRPGTVPQNISAAGGAEIVSIRDGVVTVCRRSRMPARRPG, from the coding sequence ATGGAGCAAAACAATGGGCAAGAGGGCTTCGCGCACCCGTATTTATATTTTAACCGTGCTTGGGCAGCGCAATTTAGGGCGGAGCTTGAAAAAAACGAACGGATTCGCCGGGAATGGAGCGGCTATCTGAAGCTTGCCGATCAGCTTCTGGAGCAGTCGTTTACGGACGAAGCCTGGGCCGACGCGGAGGATTCGCAGCACGGACGATATGGACCGCCCAGCGAGCAGGTTGCCAGGATGGGGACGGTGCTGGGGCTAGTCTATCAGGTGACGGGAGAGAAAGCGTACGGAGACAAGCTGAAGAGCGCGCTGCTGCATTACAGCGGTTACCGGAAGTGGTACGGCAGCGGACTGCTGAAAAACGACCCGCCATGGCATTCCGAGCTGAACACGTCGCGGTTTTGTCACGGCTTTGCCGTCGGCTACGACTGTATTTACGACCTGCTTGACGCCGGGGAGCGCCGTCAAATTCGGCGGGCGCTCGTGGAGCTGGGCATCCGCCCTACGCTGCGGGACTGGGTACTGCCCGAAACCCGCATTCATGCGCTGGACTCCATGGGGCACAACTGGTGGGCCGTTATGATCGCGCTCGCCGGTGTCGGCGTTCTTGCGGTCATGGATGAGGAGCCGGAGGCAGAGGGGTGGCTGGATGAGATTGTGCGGATTTTCCCGGAGTATTTTCTGTATAAAGGAAGCGTTCTCGGCAGCAAAAGCCCGAATTACGATGAGGCCGGAGCGTTTTATGAGAGCGTCAATTATGCCAATTACGGACTTTACGAATATTTGGTTTTTCGCCTTGCGTATCGGGAAAGGTACGGTTTCACTGATTTTTCGGACATCCCGATGCTGGGCAAAGCCGGCGATTTCTTTTTGCACACCGTATACCCTGCTTCGGAAAGGCCGCTGACGGTCAATTTCGGCGACGGACATATTCTCAGCGGCGCCGTTCAGGCCGTCAAGCTGCTGCTGGCCGGGGGCTATGGCGATCCGCGGCTGCGCTGGTATTTGCAGGAGTGGAACGCGGACTACGGGTTTTACGATTTTATTTATCATGAGCGGATTTGGGGTGCGGAGGCGAAATCGCCTTCCCGCGAGGAGAAGTCAGCGCTTTATTCGGAAATCGGCTGGGCCGTTATGCGCAGCGGCTGGGAGAAGGACCAGACCCTTCTGGCGGTGAAGTCCGGGTTTACCTGGAACCACGCCCATGCCGATGCCGCATCGTTCGTATTGTTCCATGGCGGAAAACCCCTGTTGATCGATTCGGGCAACTGCTCGTACGGGCGCCCGGAATACCATGATTATTACTTGCAGAGCGAGGCCCATAACGTCGTGTTGTTTAACGGTCAGGGGCAGTCCGGGGAAGATTTGCCGCGCGGCGTCAAAGAACCCGGGCAGGTGTACCACCTGGTGGACCACGCCGGGCTGCGTTATGTATACGCGGATGCCGCCGGTCCGATGGCGCACCATTTTTCCCGCAATTTCCGCCATTTCTTATGGGTGGAAGGCGTCATTTTGATCATCGACGACGTTCGCGCGCATCGGGAAGGCACGTTCCAATGGCTGCTTCACTGTGAGGGCGAGGCGGCTGTAGAAGCGCGGGATACGCTTCATATTCGGAACGGCGGGGCGCAGGCGATCGTTCGAACGTTATTTCCGCGCGAGCTGGAACGGAAAGAGAAGATCGGCTTGGCCGACCACGATCCGGATACGAAGGTGACGTATTTCTCGTTCGAAACAACCCGGCCTGCACGTGAGGCTAAAATCATAACCGCAGTAATACCGGTGGATCCGGCTGGTCCCGTTCCGAAAGTAACGTCGCTCGAAGGGCACGAAATGCTGGGAGCGCGAATCGAACGGGGCGGCAAGGTGACGGAGATTTACCTCAATCTTCGCGCGGACGGACGCATCATGCACCGCAACTGCATCGGCACCTTTGACGGGTGGGAGACGGATGCTTATTTGCTCGCTTTCACCCGCAGCGCGGATGCGTGGGAGGCCGGCTTGTCCGCTGTGGAGAGATGCTTTATTTCGCACGGCAGCTTTTTGCGCTGCGGCGGGCATCCGCTCTTTTCGTCGATGTCGCGGGCAACCGCGTGCTGGACGCTGCATCGGGAGGATCTGTCGGTGTCGATTCAAGGACAGCCGTATATTCGCGCGGAGCTTCGTCCCGGGACGGTGCCGCAAAATATATCGGCTGCCGGGGGAGCCGAGATTGTTTCGATACGCGACGGCGTTGTTACGGTTTGCCGGCGCTCACGGATGCCTGCGAGGCGTCCGGGGTGA
- a CDS encoding carbohydrate ABC transporter permease: protein MIRESLTDKVLKSLFYLIIALFSLYCLLPFAAVVASSFAPEAEILKGGYTFFPKQFSLEAYKLIFADQTIYRAYGVTMFVTFVGTALSMIFTCALAYAISAKTVKYRNAIAFYVYFTMLFHGGLVASYLLISKYLGMKDSIWVLIIPSMISAWNMFLLRNFFATIDESLAESAKIDGANDAYILLRIILPVSLPALATIGLFYALGYWNNWFNALLYINDPHKFPLQYLIQRIMNNLDYVNQLSADVSIPNYIPPAITVRLATTIVTIGPIVFLYPFLQKYFMKGLMVGAVKG from the coding sequence ATGATTCGGGAAAGCTTGACGGATAAAGTGCTCAAATCGCTGTTTTACCTCATCATCGCTTTGTTTTCGCTGTATTGCCTGCTTCCTTTCGCCGCGGTCGTCGCCAGCTCTTTCGCGCCGGAAGCGGAAATATTGAAGGGCGGGTACACGTTTTTTCCCAAACAGTTCAGCCTTGAGGCTTACAAGCTGATCTTCGCGGATCAGACGATTTACCGGGCGTACGGAGTGACGATGTTCGTGACGTTCGTCGGTACGGCGCTGTCGATGATTTTCACATGCGCTCTGGCTTACGCGATTTCCGCCAAAACGGTCAAATACCGGAACGCGATCGCTTTTTATGTGTATTTCACGATGCTGTTTCACGGCGGGCTCGTCGCTTCTTATTTGCTCATTTCCAAATATTTGGGCATGAAAGATTCCATCTGGGTGCTCATTATCCCGAGCATGATCAGCGCGTGGAACATGTTCCTGCTGCGCAATTTTTTTGCCACAATCGACGAATCATTGGCGGAGTCGGCCAAAATCGACGGCGCCAACGACGCCTATATTTTGCTTCGCATCATCCTGCCGGTATCGCTGCCCGCACTGGCAACGATCGGCTTGTTTTATGCGCTGGGATACTGGAACAACTGGTTTAACGCGCTGCTTTACATCAACGATCCGCATAAGTTTCCGCTGCAGTATTTGATCCAACGGATCATGAACAATCTGGACTATGTCAATCAGCTGTCGGCCGACGTGAGCATTCCGAACTACATACCGCCGGCCATCACGGTACGGCTGGCGACGACGATTGTGACGATAGGACCGATCGTTTTCCTGTATCCGTTTTTGCAGAAGTATTTTATGAAAGGTTTGATGGTAGGGGCCGTCAAAGGCTAA